In Methylothermaceae bacteria B42, the genomic window AGACTTTGTTATCCAAGGTTTTAGCTTGCTTGACAAGATATTCCACCGCCAAGGCCTGGTTGGCGAAACTCATGTCCATAACTGCGGCGGGATGGCCTTCGGCGGCGGCCAGATTCACCAATCGTCCTTCCGCCAGGAGGCGGAGTTTCCGGCCATCTTTGAGCACAAACTCTTCCACGTGCTGCCGCGGCTGTTGTTTTTCCTCAGCCAGCCTCTCCAAGGCGGGAATATTGATTTCCACGTTGAAATGGCCGGCATTGGCCAGGACACAGCCGTCCTTCATGACAGCGAAGTGTGAAGCGTCCACGACATGTTTGTCGCCGCTGGCGGTAACGATGAAATCGGCTATTTTGGCGGCATCGGTTAAAGGCATGACTTGAAAGCCATCCATTACCGCCTCCAGCGCGCGTAAGGGTTTGACTTCCGTGACAACGACGTGGGCGCCATGGCCTTTCGCCCGTAGGGCGATGCCGCGACCGCACCAACCGTAACCGCAAACCACGAAGGTCTTGCCCGCCAATAGAATATTGGTCGCCCGAATCACCCCATCCAACGCGCTTTGGCCGGTGCCATAGCGGTTGTCGAACAGGTGTTTGGTCAAAGCATCGTTGACGGCAATAATGGGATAGCCCAAGGCTTTTTCTCTTGCCATGGCGCGCAGACGAATGACGCCGGTGGTGGTCTCTTCCGTGCCGCCAATGACCGTTTCTAAAAGATCCCGCCGCTCACGGTGCAAGGTACTGACTAAATCGGCGCCATCGTCCAAGGTGATTTGCGGGCGTGTGTCCAGTACCGCGCGAATGTGCTGATAATAAGTTTCGGAATCTTCCCCCTGGCGGGCAAAAACCAGGATGTCGTCCGCCACCAGGGCGGCGGCCACGTCATCCTGGGTACTGAGGGGATTGCTGGCGCAAAGCACCACTTGAGCGCCGCCGCTTTTGAGCGTTCGGGCCAGATTGGCGGTTTCCGTGGTGATATGCAAACAGCCGCCGATGTGCACGCCTTGCAGTGGTTTTTCCTGTTCAAATTGTTGACGGATAAGCGCCAGCACTGGCATTTCCGCCGCCGCCCAACCGATGCGTTTTTCACCTTCAGTGGCAAGAAAAGGATTATTGATATCGTAGGAATGGACAATCATTGCATTTATACCAACAGTACTGGACATGGGGCCAGCAAAGGGAGCCGTTTGGCCAAGGGGCTCGAGCGGGGGCAAAAAACCGCGCTGCAGCCTTGCTTGTTGAGCAGGTCGATAAATCCATCCGGTTCCATCAGAATAAACTGGTTTTCCGTCATGGCGGTTGATTTTTTGGGTTGGGGGCCCGCTATCAGCAGCGGGTAATTTTCGCCGCCGGCAAATTCCGCCGCCAACGCCAATGTTTTGTCTGCTTCGGGCGAATTATCGAACCACACCCATACTGGCGGTCTACGGCGGATTGCAGTCCACTCGTGGACTGTGCTGAATACCAGAAAATCCCCTTCCCCCGCCATCTCCAGTACCGATTCTGTATAGTTACCTTGGACGATTTGAAAATCACCCGCCAACGGCAACTGGTTTTGGATTTCTGCCAGCCACTGCCGAACCTGAGTGATTTGCAGGTGGTGCAGTTGTTCCAGACGGGGCGGTTCGAAAGCCGTCAGGGCACCGGAAAGCCGGTCGATTTCCTGGACGAAAGGCAATTCAGAGGCATAACGCAGTTCAACGTTTTCAATAAAAACCGCGGTGAGGGGCAACTGTTTCTGTACCGCCAAATGCGCGCCGATTTCCAGCGCCCGGCGGCGGAGTCTCAAACTGTTTAAGGCGACCAGAACGCGGCAATTGTCACTCATGATTGTTGTTACCAGATTTGTCTTTGTGGGAGTGGCTGAAGCTTTTCTTGAGTTCGGCAAATTTTCGGAGCTGGCGTTCCACTCGGCCGTTGATGCTGTCTTCGGGAAAGGCGCCGTCTTCCCCCCGTTCACCCGCGGGTAGCCCCATGAATAATGCCAGGGCCTGGTCAACGGTAGTCACCGGATAAACATGAAACCGCCCGGCCTTGGTGGCCTCCACGATATCTTGGCGCACCATCAGGTTTTGCACGTTGGCTGCAGGGATAATGACCCCTTGCTGGCCGGTCAATCCCTTGTGCCGGCAGATGTCAAAGAAGCCTTCGATTTTTTCATTCACGCCGCCAATGGGTTGGACTTGTCCCAATTGATTGACTGAGCCGGTCACCGCCAAATCCTGGCGCAGAGGCAGATCCGCCAGGGAGGAAAGCAACGCGCACAATTCCGCCAGGGAAGCGCTGTCGCCTTCGACGGGTCCGTAAGACTGTTCAAACACCAGACTGGCGGCCAGGGAAAGAGGTTGCACCCGGGCATAGCGGGCCGCCATGAAATGGGACAAAATCAATACCCCTTTGGAGTGAATTTTTCCGCCCAGTTCGGTTTCCCGTTCGATATCGATGATTTTACCGTCTCCCATGCGGGTGGTGGCGGTGATCCGGGTTGGCCGGCCGAAACTGAAATCTCCCAGGGAAATGACCGACAAGCCGTTGATCTGTCCGATTTGTTTCCCTTCGGTATCGATGAGCAAGGCGCCCCGTTGAATGAGCTCTTGCACCCGGGAGCGGAGCCGGTCGCTGCGGTATATCCGGGCATCGATAGCGGCCTGAATATCGGCCCGGGCGATGGTTTGCCGGCCATGACGGCGGGCCTGGTAATCGGCTTCCTTGAGAAGATCGGCGAGCATGCGAAGATGGGCGGTGATTTTTTCCGCATCCTCGATTTCCCGGGCAGCCTGTTCGATTACTCTCATCACCGCGGATTTGTCCAGGGGGAGCAGATTTTCTTTCCTCGCCAAGGTGGCTAAAACCTGAGCAAACAGTTGATGAGTTTGGGGATTTCTGGGGAGTTCTCCTTCAAAGTCCGCGGGGATTTTGAACAAATCCTTGAATTCCGGATCGAGGGCTTCCAATAGATAATACAGCAACCGATCGCCTGTCAAAATGACCCGGACATTCAACGGAATCGGTTCCGGCTCCAGGGGCAGGGTGTTGATCAGGCTCAAGGTTTTTTCCAGGGATTCGATTTTGATTTCCTTGGACTGCAGAGTTCGTTTCAAGGTATCCCAAGCATGGGGCTGGGTGAGCACTTTCAACGCATCCAAAATCAGATAACCGCCGTTGGCTTTATGGAGCGCGCCGGCTTTGATCATGCTGAAATCGGTAACCAAGGTGCCCATCAGGGCGTGGTAGTCGATCCGGCCAAGAAGGTTGGCGTGATTGGGCAAGGTTTCGTGGATGACCGGTGCGCCTTCATCGCCGCTGCGATCCACCAGCAGATTGATATGGTAACGCTTGAGCCGTTCTTCCGCCCGGGAAATCAAAAAGGGCAAGGGAATGGGAGGCGCGGGTTGGGGCAGGAAATCTTCTACATGATCGATGATATCTTGCTCCACGGCATCCAAAAATTGGGCTACCGCTTCGATATCCCGGTAACGAGTTTTAAGGTCGTCGATCAGATGGCCGACGGCGTATTGGGTGATTTCCCGGTTCAGCTGACGGAGTTTCTCCCGGGTTTCCTTGCGCCAGGCGGGAAATTGGCGCAGCAATTTCTGTAATTGTTGTTGTAGCTCTTTGACCTGTTCTTCAATTTTCTTCTGCACCTCGGGCGGCAATTGATTGAAGACTTCCGGGCTCATCACTTGTCCTTCGTGAGTCAGCGGAGCAAAGGCAAAGCCAGTGGGGGTTTCTAACAGGGCAATACCTTGCTCGCGGGCTTGCTCGCGCAGTGCCTCAATGGCTTTGGCTTCCCGCTCACGGGCAGCCTGTTCCAGTTCTTCCACCCGGGCGCGGTATTCTTCGCCTTCGAATGCCGCCGGGATAGCGCTGCGCAAATCTTCTATCAAATCTTCCATGTCTTGGCGAAGCTTGCGCCCCTGACCGGCGGGCAGCGCCATGGCCTTGGGTTTGACCGGGTCCTTGAAGTTATGGATATAACACCAGTCTTCCGGCGTGGGTTTGTGTTTTGCCTGTTGCCCAACCACATCCAGGATGGCGGTGAGTTTGCCAATGCCGGTAGGGCCCAAGGCGAATACGTTGAACCCCGGGTCTTCCATCTCCACCCCAAAATGTAACGCTTCCATTGCCCTTTGTTGTTCGAATACCAAGGGGACATCAGGAAGTTCTTCCGTAGTTTGGAAGGTAAATTGCGCTGGATCGCAGGCGGAATAGAGCTTTTCAGGGGGTAGTGGCGAGAGTTGTTGAGTCATTCCTTACTCCTGGACTTTACCCTTATTGTAAAGTAAGCCATTCGCTAATGGTGATTTGAATTTTCATCAAATCCCCTTCATTTATCCAAATGATGAAAGTGATTATGGAATAATTGAATCCATGGAGACCACAGCGATTACTGAAACCTATCTCACCCTATTCAGCAATTTGCTTGTCGCCCTGGCGATCGGCTTTTTGATCGGCCTGGAACGGGGGTGGTCCAAGCGGGAACTGGAACCAGGCCGGCGGATCGCTGGTATCCGCACCTTTGGCTTGATCAGTTTGCTTGGAGGGTTGACCATGTTGTTGGGGCGGGAATCCAGTATCTGGGTGATTGCCCTGGCCTTCGGCGGGCTTGGGTTATTGGTGGCCTCGGCGGCTTTTATCGAAGCGCAGCGGACCGGGGAATATGGTATCACCACGGAAGTGGCGGCCTTTATCGCCTTCATACTCGGGGCATTGGCCATGACCCCCCATGCCAAATTAGCCGCGGCGACCGCCGTGATTACCGCAATTATATTGGGAACCAAGCCGCTTTTACACCAATGGGTGCGAAAACTGGCACCGGAAGAAATCTATGCGGTTTTTAAACTGCTCTTGATTTCTGTCGTGATGCTGCCCATCCTCCCCAGGCGTACCTACGATCCGTGGGGAGCTTTCAACCCGTATGAAATCTGGTGGATGGTGGTATTGATTTGCGCTATTTCCTTTGTCGGTTATTTTGCCGTCAAGATAGCGGGGGCGGGACGGGGAATCTTATTGACCGGTATATTGGGCGGGCTGGTGTCTTCCACCGCCGTGACTTTGAGTCTTTCCCGAATGGCAAAAGCCTCCCCCGAAGGGCACCGGATTTTTGCCGCCGGCGTAATCGCCGCTTCCACCACCATGTTTCCCAGGATTCTAATGATAGCCGGTGTGCTTAGGCCGAAATTGAGTGAATTACTACTATGGCCTATTTTGCTGGTTACAGGATTGGGCTACCTGTTTGTGTGGTGGCTGGTTCGCGGCCAGCCCCGTCATATTTCCACACCGACAGTCCATCTGCAAAACCCTTTTGAATTTGGCACGGCGCTTCGTTTCGGCTTGCTATTAGCCGGGATAATCTGGCTGACCCAAATTCTGAAAAATTGGCTGGGAAGCGTGGGAAT contains:
- a CDS encoding ATP-dependent protease, with amino-acid sequence MTQQLSPLPPEKLYSACDPAQFTFQTTEELPDVPLVFEQQRAMEALHFGVEMEDPGFNVFALGPTGIGKLTAILDVVGQQAKHKPTPEDWCYIHNFKDPVKPKAMALPAGQGRKLRQDMEDLIEDLRSAIPAAFEGEEYRARVEELEQAAREREAKAIEALREQAREQGIALLETPTGFAFAPLTHEGQVMSPEVFNQLPPEVQKKIEEQVKELQQQLQKLLRQFPAWRKETREKLRQLNREITQYAVGHLIDDLKTRYRDIEAVAQFLDAVEQDIIDHVEDFLPQPAPPIPLPFLISRAEERLKRYHINLLVDRSGDEGAPVIHETLPNHANLLGRIDYHALMGTLVTDFSMIKAGALHKANGGYLILDALKVLTQPHAWDTLKRTLQSKEIKIESLEKTLSLINTLPLEPEPIPLNVRVILTGDRLLYYLLEALDPEFKDLFKIPADFEGELPRNPQTHQLFAQVLATLARKENLLPLDKSAVMRVIEQAAREIEDAEKITAHLRMLADLLKEADYQARRHGRQTIARADIQAAIDARIYRSDRLRSRVQELIQRGALLIDTEGKQIGQINGLSVISLGDFSFGRPTRITATTRMGDGKIIDIERETELGGKIHSKGVLILSHFMAARYARVQPLSLAASLVFEQSYGPVEGDSASLAELCALLSSLADLPLRQDLAVTGSVNQLGQVQPIGGVNEKIEGFFDICRHKGLTGQQGVIIPAANVQNLMVRQDIVEATKAGRFHVYPVTTVDQALALFMGLPAGERGEDGAFPEDSINGRVERQLRKFAELKKSFSHSHKDKSGNNNHE
- a CDS encoding adenosylhomocysteinase; amino-acid sequence: MSSTVGINAMIVHSYDINNPFLATEGEKRIGWAAAEMPVLALIRQQFEQEKPLQGVHIGGCLHITTETANLARTLKSGGAQVVLCASNPLSTQDDVAAALVADDILVFARQGEDSETYYQHIRAVLDTRPQITLDDGADLVSTLHRERRDLLETVIGGTEETTTGVIRLRAMAREKALGYPIIAVNDALTKHLFDNRYGTGQSALDGVIRATNILLAGKTFVVCGYGWCGRGIALRAKGHGAHVVVTEVKPLRALEAVMDGFQVMPLTDAAKIADFIVTASGDKHVVDASHFAVMKDGCVLANAGHFNVEINIPALERLAEEKQQPRQHVEEFVLKDGRKLRLLAEGRLVNLAAAEGHPAAVMDMSFANQALAVEYLVKQAKTLDNKVYPVPAVIDERVAKLKLAAMEITIDQLTPEQEAYLASWQEGT